Proteins encoded in a region of the Mercenaria mercenaria strain notata chromosome 1, MADL_Memer_1, whole genome shotgun sequence genome:
- the LOC123545481 gene encoding uncharacterized protein LOC123545481, whose protein sequence is MDALKQTVHMYMRLLMIISLLCDVYGYEMCYSTTLYDYYCSDGFYCCVNNTKCCPNASGLSVGGSAAVVMGTLFIVVCIVVILVVCAAKIHNRPGQRIRPMQQSGQAIIATANHQSRQGQANFDQSINGHPSYEQEQNGNWHVIDNKAEASDLAYLPNQTNC, encoded by the exons ATGGATGCTTTAAAACAAACGGTACACATGTATATGCGCTTGCTGATGATAATATCTCTCCTTTGCG ATGTTTATGGTTATGAAATGTGTTACTCCACTACCTTGTACGACTATTACTGTAGTGACGGATTCTACTGCTGTGTAAACAACACTAAGTGCTG CCCTAACGCATCAGGCTTATCAGTTGGTGGCAGTGCTGCCGTGGTGATGGGAACTCTATTTATTGTCGTCTGCATTGTTGTAATACTAGTAGTCTGTGCAGCGAAGATACATAATCGACCAGGACAAAGGATACGGCCAATGCAACAATCTG GGCAAGCCATCATCGCAACGGCAAACCATCAAAGCCGTCAAGGTCAAGCCAACTTCGACCAGTCTATAAATGGACATCCGTCTTATGAGCAAGAACAAAATGGAAATTGGCACGTTATCGACAACAAGGCGGAAGCCAGCGACCTAGCATATCTCCCTAATCAAACGAATTGTTAG
- the LOC123533652 gene encoding uncharacterized protein LOC123533652 — protein MTATHQYDTSLLDNDLLFKMLIIGDAGVGKSCLLLRYADNEFSECYISTIGVDFKIRTVEMDGKVIKLNMWDTAGQERFKTITSTFYRGAHGVILVFDLSDMESFQNLRGWFKEIDKYGGHHVAKLLVGNKSDMKAKRVVTYEMAQEFAGQMGIPYLETSAKTAANVEQAFMTMTAEMKKVFDTGAFKNPPKPIKITEGRHVTGKSWSLGNMCVC, from the exons ATGACGGCTACACATCAATATGATACAAGTCTACTGGACAA tgaCTTGTTGTTCAAAATGCTTATAATTGGAGATGCCGGCGTTGGTAAATCCTGCCTATTATTGCGTTATGCT GACAACGAATTTTCGGAATGCTACATCAGCACGATTGGAGTAGACTTT AAAATCAGGACTGTCGAGATGGACGGGAAAGTTATTAAATTGAATATG TGGGATACGGCGGGTCAAGAACGATTTAAGACAATAACTTCTACATTTTACCGAGGAGCGCATGGTGTTATTCTTGTCTTTGATTTATCCGACATG GAATCTTTTCAAAATCTGCGAGGCTGgtttaaagaaattgataaatATGGCGGACATCATGTGGCGAAACTGCTCGTCGGCAACAAGTCAGACATGAAGGCCAAACGGGTGGTTACCTATGAAATGGCTCAG GAATTTGCTGGCCAAATGGGCATTCCATACTTGGAAACAAGTGCAAAAACTGCCGCTAACGTTGAACAGGCTTTCATGACAATGACTGCTGAAATGAAGAAAGTCTTTGACACTGGTGCTTTCAAAAATCCTCCTAAACCAATCAAAATCACGGAAGGACGGCATGTGACCGGGAAGTCATGGTCGCTTGGCAACATGTGTGTTTGTTGA